The DNA window AGGGACCGATGTCTTCTCCCGGAATTCAAGCTCCTCACTCTGGTTTGCCACCAAGCCATATGGGAAGCCGCCAGCAACCGCCTCCAACACACCATCAAACTTCATATTCTCCTAATTTGCAAGCTGGTCGGCCATTCCCTAGCCCTGGACCCCAAAACGATAATACCACGCTGTGGTCGGAAACACTACGAAGACAAGGCACGGGCGGATCTCTCTTTGGCGTAGAAGGACAACAAGCCTTCATGACACTTCCGGGAAACGAAACACCTATACCCGTTCATATGGACTTTTCTCATGCGTCTAAAAAGGCAGACGAGAAGAGACAACGAAATGCCGTGGCTTCAACGAGACATCgaaggaaaaagaagattATGCAGGAGGAAAACTCGAAACAATTGCAAGAGCTTCGGGATGAGAGACGGATGATGGAAATAAGGATTGAAGAGTTGACGCAGCAGCGGGACTTTTACCGCGACGACCGCAATCGCTTACGGGACATTGTTGGGCAAACACCATCAATAAGTGGTCTTGCTGCAGGGCCCCCGAGTCCCACCTTTTCAGCGAGCAACTCGTACGCAGAGACTGGATCCATGGCATCGGGACATATGGGCTATGGTGGTGAAGGAATGTCAAACGAAAGGCCAAACCAGCGCCGCCGAACCGACGACCATCCCGAGTACTCACTCCCTCCGTATTCTCCTGCGAGCGTCACGAGCGGACACCCGAGCGCATCTCCCAGCCAATTGCCACCGATGCCCATGCCAGGTTACGGTGCACCATCACGACCATCATCGGCAGCATCCTCCGCCACTAGCGAAAGGCTGCCGCCATTGAGAACAATGGAAGGTCGGCCCATTGGTCCACCTCCTGGATCAGGTGTACAGGAGCAGGATATGCGAACGGGACAGTGGGTTCCTGTTCAGCCTCGACAACAGGAAACCGGCTGGGCAACAAGAGACACGCATCGCAGACCTTGATGCTGCCATTTTCGATATTGAGATTTGCAAGCTTGCGTTTACATTTTGCAATTGATGGATACCTACTATATAATATCGCAGCGGTTCAGGTTTTCTGTTTGGGTTTGGATTTGCAGACTAGCGGGTGGAACTCTAAGACGCATCTGTTGGGCAACCAACGAATTTATTGCAATTTGTAACTCTGTTTTGCTTCATTTCTCTTTACTTGTTTGGCTGCATCTTTTATTGCTTGCGTTGAATTGTTTTGCGTGCATGGTACTCCTTGTTATAGCAGCGGTGGTCAAAGGCTTGTATCTTTCTGTTGCAGACATGCTTTCATTCCCATTCTCAGCACTTGCTTTAGCAATTCGCGGCTGGTCCCTTCCTTCTGCAATCAGATACCCCATGGGTCTCTTTGCTCTTATCAACAGTACATTGTCGCCGAGACGATGGTTCAGTCTGTACTCCAGCATGCAGCATTTTCACATGACAGATATCTCTGACCATTTACGATGGCATCATTAACCTACCCAAACTTCACTCATGCTTATTCATTATCTTCCTGTACTTTATTGTTGCTGTTTATCGTTGGCCACGTTGATACCAAATTGGAATTGTGAATCAGCTACCCCATTTGTGTATTTGTTGTTTGGAAAAGTTATTTGGGACAAACCGGAGTTCTCTCGGCCATTGGGCTTCAATTTCATTGCATGGCAGAATGTTGTTTCCCCCTTCGCCTGTACTACCTGATACCCTGGTTCTTGCGACGGATTAAAAAGCGCTCGAGTTAATAGCGGACATCAATGATAATAGTCTATACAAAAGGCGTTTCTTGTTAATTACCCCCTGGATATTTTGCCCTGGTAAATGAATTTACAGGTGATACACGGCACAGTTTCAGTGAGGCATTTGCTTTAGTAAGTGATGAGTCGTATAAAAAGGGAAAACTAACTGCCCACCACATAGCTGACAGATTAGGCTTACCAAGATGACTTTTGGACGAAGCTGACGTGTTCAAAGCGCCTGGTGTTCACGTTCTGTTGTCTCTGCTGCTGTCGGTCTTAACTCGCCTCGCCCGAGGCTGTGGCCATGAGCGAAATCGCCTCATGCAGACGAGCTGTTTATGTCTGTGACGATTGCTGCATGCACCGACCTTAGCGGCAGTTGAACCAACGGGAACAGGTCCAGGAACAGGGATTCGGCCACATTGTACAACAATTACAGTTGCAACAGCAAAAAGGcatgtgtgtgtgtgtgtgtgtgtgtgtgtgtttgtatgtatgtaggtagAGTATTCACTTGCATATACATATGCATGTGCTTCGCTGCATTCGTCGTGTTACAAGATGGTTTGTTGCTTGCTTGAACTGTCACATCCTTCAATTTCGGCCTTTTTTTGAGGGACAAGGAAGGGGTGGCAGCAGTAAGTAACTGTACATTACCATAAgcatgtacatacatacagtcACTTTCAGAAAGTGAGAgctgggatgggatgggatgggatgggatgggcgGTTAGCGGCTAGGGTACATTAGTTTCCTGTTCTATAATATTGTGTGCATGACCGGAGATGGAGTTACATAGATGGCCGAATGGATGGTGATTCACATTAGATCACACTTGTACAAGCAGGGATTATGCGTATAGAGGAATTGGGCAGCTATAGGATGGATCATGGTTGAACATCACTTTGTTAATTAATGCCCAATGCtaaatacctacctaactaACAGATCCTGAATAATCTCGATCCACTCTGTAATACGACAGGTAAATTGCTATGGGTAGACAGAGGCTTGTGCTACTGTGTAGACTGTGTAGTACATACATAAGATGTGTGTGATATTGGTTCATCAAGTTCCTCTATCAGTCTACCTCTTACCATCCATGATGTTCTTTGCTATAATACCCGCATTAATTCCCCCACACTCCATGATCGCGCTATCCCGCGTGTCGGATCATCTAAAATGCAATCTACTTTAGCAAGGTAGACCTCGTCCTGGGCTAACAATCCTGGCAACGACAAGCACATAGAGTTATTGTCCAGGTACCCGTGCAAATACCCTCCTCACCTTTGTACCTATAAGACGGATTCTTTAATTGCCATCATCTCATTTACAGAAAATGGAGGCCTCGTTATGCAAGACTTGCTTACATGttccctttcttcttttgtttcttctttgctttatAACCTGCAACTTTGACATGTCACTTTTGTTTTGTGGTGTCTTTTGATTCGCATTACATACATGCAGGGAACCTCAACGCAAAAAAGGCCTGCAGCAAAGATAGCCTCAGCCAGCCGAAAGAAGCGATGCGGCAACAACGCTAATGTACCTTGACTAGAAATGTATGTACGTATCTTGATCCgtaaaaagaaagagatgCCACGCCTGCGGTGGCGACGTTTGTTTGCTTGCTTGTTTGTTTCCCGTCGAGGTGGTAATAACCCGTAGCGAGATGGCGTTTCTACGCCTCTTTAATATCCCGAGTGATAATGCCAACCAATTGGGCTTGTCCCGTAACTTGTTCCCAGAGCTTTTGGGTTATACAAGAACTGAAATAGATATCACCTTCTTCAATAAGAAGGTTGGCGCCATGTTTGCCTGGTAGCTGGTAAGGACCGGTATTGATATTTGTTGGCTGAAATATTGTGGAATGATTCGTGATAAGAATCCGAATTGCTTACCATTCTGGGTTGCCGCAATTTCGTATATTGTCTCTCAGGCTGATCTCTATACTCCATAGATACTGATTCTTCGCTTCATATCAAACCCAAAACACGGAATGTGTTGAAGAGTTTCCGTATTCTTTTATACCAGGCTTGTATACAAATCAACATGTACCAAGCCTGGCCAGTACTACACCTGATCTGTTATTCAAAGTTTATCTAGACCCAAGTATATGGCAGTGCTTTCGAATCTTTCCAGTCCTTTCTTCATATGTCTAGATGGCGTATACAAGCATAAAGGATGGTAACAGATCAAAAGTATCCCTCAATTCAAGTATTTCATATTCAAAAAGACGGCCCAGCCTGAAAGTTTTGTTTAGAGATCCAAGTGCCTTGGTATCTATAGTGGCATGGGCTTGTCGAATCAATGTCTAATGAATTTCAAAATTTGATGAGTGCTATAGGTAGGCGATAAGGCATTGGCAAGGATCACTCATGGCGCCATATGACATGCAGCGCCTGAACTGAGCTTAATTGTTAATATTTGAGGCAATTTCGTCTATCTATCTTGTCCATGTGTGTTATAAAAGTGTTGTTCTCATGTCGCTTGATACCCCTGGGTATGATTCCAGTGTTGAGGTTTTCTGCCCAGGACCTTCACCAAGTAATATGATCCCCACACAATGTAAGTATTATCAATTTAATGATTTCAAATTGGCGTAAACTCACATTTCTACTCAATGCGATGATTTACGCAAGATAAAGTGAGTAGATACGGGTCGAATGGACGTATACAATATAGGTATGTATGCTTCAAGGACATTACACGCAAAGGCACCCAACTCGTAGTCACGATTATGCCTGAGAATTAGCTTTACAGGATTATTACGCCTTGATTATCATTCCCATCAGGTTATTTTCTCTCTTCTAACTTCATTACAGCCGAAAACCTCAAGTATACTCGGTATGGAGGAACGTCTGTAAGTCGCGCCACAGTTGATCGACGCCACATGTGGCTGCTCTTCTGACCAACCAGGAAGCTCCAAAGCTCGACATCTGGCCTCGAGCGTCATCTCAACACCAGACCAACGCCCCGCGATCAACATCACGTCAATCTTGACTCGGCGCATTACGACGTTGAATCCGTTGCAGTCGCTTTCTTCTCTAGTATATACTCCCAATCGCGTCGAAAGAGAGGCATCGCCTCATTGCCATCATGGCTTCATCCTTCCCTCGATCGAGCATTCAACTCGATTACCCTCTCTATGCCATCGACTTCGACCCTGAAGATGCGAATCGAGTTGTTGTAGGCGGTGGAGGTGGCGCTGGTCGATCTGGTGTTGGTAACAAAATTGTGTGTTGGCTTCCATGTCCTCTTGCGCATAAGAGTATACTAACATAACACCTAGACTGTTCTTGAGACTGTTTCCCAGCAGGAACTTCGCTCGGCCGGAGAGATCACCCTTTCTCGCGATGAAGACAGTGTCATGTCTCTTGCAGTCGGTCCTCACAAGGGGAAATCCACATACCTTTACGCCGGTGTCAACTCCAGCCCCGAAAGCATCGCAAAGGGCAAGAACGAGCATCTCCGAGCCCTGAGTGTTGATCCCTCCAAGCTGCGTACTTCGGTCGGAACTAAGACACCCGATACGAACATCACAGAAGTGTCGCGAACCGCCCTTTTCCAGGATCCCGAAGCCGATACATACCAGCGACTGTTGCGCATTGCGGGTTCGATCGGTGTCGCAGCTACAGCGATGAGCAAGGAGCCCCAATTGGCGATTTTCGACGTCGCAGGCGCCGCTGTCAAACTGCTCAGCGTTCTCAAGATCGAAAAAGAGGCTGAGGATTTGGATATTGTACAGACGGGAGAGAACGAATTCCAAATCGCATACTGCTACAAGTACGAGTTGTGGCTTGTCAACGTCAGCGGCAAAGAGATCAGTGAACCACGAAAGGTCTATATCATGAAGGATGACCATGGTGAGCGACCGGCTTTCCGAGCGATTCGATACTTGAGCCCCAGCTTTCTTGTGGCTGCGACCAACCTTCCTAAGCGAAGCGGAGTTGTGATACAGGCTTTCAGATTGCCCAAGTTAGCACATGCAGAGGCGCGTCTATGCCTCAATGCTAGAATACCAAGGAAGATTTCTGCAACCGCATTCGCAGTTGCCAATCTCTCCCCTCCATCTTCGCCATTCGACTCTCTTGGTGATACACAGTTTGTCATTGCTGTTGCAGGTCACGATTGCTCCATCACTCTATACACACTCGAACATACAGTGGGCGGCTCAATCGAGTTGCTTGCCAAACTATGGCACTTGCATACACTAAAGGAAGTCCATGGAAACGCTAATATCACCGCTATGGCCTTCTCCCACTTTGTCACACCAAAGAACAATCTCCGCCAGCAATACATCAAGCTAGCCAGTACATCTTTACAAAAAACGGTTGTGGTTAACAGTATCGCTCTCAAGAAGCACGTTGACAAGGCCCCCCGTAATAAGAAGGGTCCTCCCCGTGCTGCACGTTATGTCACAGCCATGAAATCCCGTGGTGTCTCTTCTCGTGGCCTTCATATCACCATGGCCATCTTTGCGCTCCTCATGGCTCTTGTCGCGCAGGGTATCCTCGAGCTCGCTGGTCAAAACCGCCCAATTCTTGGTGTTCAAAGGATATTTCCTGCCGCATGGCACGGCACTCTACGCGCTCCCGACCACCCACCAGCGGCATTCCTTGCTGACGAGTTTCTTGCCAAACTAGGCGGTCGAGACATTGTCAAGACAGTAACCGGCGAGACTCTTGTGGTATACGAGGGCAATGTCCCCCCTGCAACAGCCAGTGGTGATGGCCAAGTCCCAGAGCTCAAGCTTGACGTCCACGAGCCTTCTGTCCACGGTCCGGGCAAGACTTGGGAAGAGTTGGGCGAGGAGCAGAAGGAGGCATGGAAGGCTCGTCTTAAGGAGGCCGGCGCCTGGACACAGACCATGGGCGAGGCTGTTTTCAAGGGCATTCTATTTGGCGAGATTGCAGGTGCCGTCGGTCGAGCTGTTGCCGGTTAAGAGCGACGCTTCCTCCACTGGTTACCGAAGAGCAAGATTCGACATGTGAAACTTTGTACTGTATGTATTATAGAGTTTTGTCCTTTTACGTATTGTAGACGACGGCAAGGGAGGTCTTCCTTTCTGAGGGCGATTAGCAATGCCCGACTGCCTGTTACGCTTTAAGATAATGTATTTGAATGTCTTAATACTGTTTATGAGTGTCTATTGCTGGATATGCGTTTGCCTCGTCTGTGGTTTGATCATATAGGAGCCATAGTAGATTTGCCAATACTTATACTTGTTATGATTATACGTTGGCTTTGTTGAATTGGCGGTGTTGTCTCGGTAGTCACATGGTTGTCGCATCACATTAGAAGTTCTAGTATTGCAGCCCTGTGGCATTTCAGAACTATATATACTGTTCTTTATCTTCTTATACACCTGGGGCCATATTATTGATTTCGCTGCCCTTACTATTCATAGAGATTGATAGTGTATCGAGATAAAGTTATACATCAAGTCGCTGTACAGTTGGCCTACGGTTCACGGTCTGTTGGCTCCGGGTCTGTTGGCTCCTAACTCTGCACTGTTGGCAGCATGATATGTGTGTCTTGGCATAAATGGAACGGATCAAGCCAAGTCCAGTGTAACTACTGAGGTATATTCATGCAGGTTATTGTGAAGTTGAAGTACCAACTGGTCTCTTTTGAATCGTCGTCTCAAGTCGCCTAGTCGTACTGAACTTTACGACTTGAACCATCGCATTTGCATATGTCATCGGCCTCCAACGATGAAGTGCCATTCTGTATCATCTATCGTCAGGTAAGAAAAGTCAACTTGGCCTTTGAGTCGTTGTGGACAGTATGGGCAGGGTGTAACTGTGTGATGTTCTGACTGAGAGGTCCTCCGACCATTCAACTTCTCACCTTTCCAATTACATAGTACTTTGCTGCATGTCGTTCAGATGAGATAATCACCTTCGGTCTTCTCGTGTCTCTCTTTGTCGATCACAAGCTATCTCGACTACACAAGCCGCGTCCAACAAGAGAGGAGCCACCTATTCAACTTTCTCTAGGAACTTAATCCCATCTATCTTTAGGCCATGGTAAGACCAGTTCAAGACGATATACAAGTGCGTCGGCATGGAGACTTGACAGCGATTGATAGTTCTTCGAGTTTCAGAAACATACCGACAAACGTTTGTCACAGCAACATGTTTCGGTACAGTTTCAAAGTCGCTTGACTTGGTCTGGGCAATTCACCATCCATCAGGAGTGAACAAACAAAGCTAGTGAGTGGGTTTACCGCATTCCAACGATGATCTTGACGACGACAAATAGTCGTGCCTCAGGATATCAGAAACGTTGGTCGCAAGGCATGAGACGAAATGAGTAACTCAGTTTAAGCTGTTTAGACCGGACTTTGGGGTTCTTTAGTCTTGTATCCTGGAGCTTGGATGTTACTTATGCTTTGCTACCTATTAGTCCTGATATTACGAGTACTTGATCATGGATAGTTTACGCCATGGTCAGGAAATGGGTTTGAACGGCCAGATGGCTGTGAAACCTTGTGAGGCAATCAAGTTGTTTTCCTTGGTTTGAATTGAAGTTGACTTTATGGCTGGCTGTGGCGATCCAGGTCCCAACCGTCTGCCGGACATTCTGGGCTGGTATACTGGAGAACGACTTGTATTCTAACACAATGTCTCTCAGGTCAAGGTTTAAGCCAAGGCTGTGGCGTGCCCGGATTGGAATGAGATGGATATGACGGGTCGACGTTTGAGAGTTGTCGTGATTAACATCAAAGCGTCGTCGATTTCGCGATACATCTAAGCGAACCCCAGACATAAAGGCATGAACTTGATGGCTCGAGTGGCGATATCAACGCATAACGTCTCTAGAGAGTCAAGTCTTGGACTGGTTAATACACTTTGTTATTAACCCCTTTCACAGGTAACGAACGAcagagattgagattgaaaATGGATAACATATGGGGAAACGTTGCTTGATGGATGAACTGGCCCCAGAGTTACAGGCAGGGTTCTTCCCTGTCAGAGAACCCTGAGATCCACTTTGTTGGCGTTGAACCGTGGCAGCAGCTAAACTAAACAAATAAGCAAATACGTACGGAGTAGTATGTACTATGTAGTAGAATCAACACGTGTAGGAGGTTTGTTCGTTCTTTCAAGACACTCTCACCCGTCGACAacgtttttttttcttgtcttgtcttgcttttagtttatttatttctttttctttttaacttGTACAGTTCGTGAGCATTGTCTTGGTACAGGTACAgagttgatatgggtatccctcgaagtctaatgcgaaatcgacaGGTACAGAGTAGTATAGACACGAATCATGATAATGTGTTTTACAAGAGATGCATGACGAcaaaagaggaaaagaaaacacACCAGGCATGGGTCATTGCTCAAGGGCCCTTGATCCCCTGGATAATGCCCCTGTCGGTGGCGATTATTGTTTGGAATTCCATCCACATTCCACAGGCTCCCGGTCAGCCGGGTCGATAGTTGACAATCAAAGTTGTCTATTATGTTGCAATGAACATAAGATAACATAACGCGAGAAgacgagaagagaaaagaaatacAACCCAAGAGGCAGGCAGCCACTTTAATTGCTGTCTGGCTGACGTGATGGGATCGGCATTGAGCCCAACTGGACCAACAACTCGGGTCTGTCTAAGCCTTGAGTCTGTCTGACTGTAAGATCTGATGCTACCGGGCCGGTTACTCTCAAATGTTTTCTCTTTATCTTGTCTTGTCCATCATTGTGTAAATGATATTATTTTGTTTCTAtggaaaaagagagagagaggacaGAATACAGTATTTGGAGACAATGGCTTAAAAAGGGATCGTCCTCGTCTAGAATGGGCTAATAAAGCAGCGCCCGCGTATGGAAAGACACCAACTTTGACCGGAGCAATTCCCGAAGCCTAGTTAGGAAAGTACACAATACAAAACGAGTCAGTGATTTTATATAGAGTAATTGATACATGGAGAATACAAAAAATGAGTATCGGCTATGTGTCGTTGTCATCTCCAACGAACAAGAGCCCAACGACATATTGAGTAAAATACTGCGCCCGAAACACGAGCAAGTCTTCTCTGTACGAGGGAAAAAACCTGTTGTGGCCAATGTAATGTCAAAGCGCACGGCACAGAATGACAGAGAGTCTTGGACAGATGCAGGGGCATGGCTCGGCTGAGCAGTAAGGCGAGACAAAGGGCGGgcagaggaagagagggaagCCTATCTCCAACAAAAGGGAAACAATTTCTTTAGGTATCAAAGACCTGCAGTGAATCAGAT is part of the Fusarium poae strain DAOMC 252244 chromosome 4, whole genome shotgun sequence genome and encodes:
- a CDS encoding hypothetical protein (BUSCO:42319at5125) encodes the protein MSHTEPASQHAPGRSSRSPMGEGLVSPSSTRHAHIGDRDARHDGSNTPYTNGEERMQQVPQKTLGVHNILNPLEPRPSPSAGNGPIHPAPRPSDSAMHPQTPGSFPGPFHTTRSFQHGQTASVSLPGTPIGSLTPLGAPTSGRNSPVTGYPFPSVGNARQRASPTQHSRAISVSHVPSRESDARQPSSLHGKRPYEEMAAEDTRSHYPTMHHLSGMPAGPPSTLSDSGRLHSQGPMSSPGIQAPHSGLPPSHMGSRQQPPPTHHQTSYSPNLQAGRPFPSPGPQNDNTTLWSETLRRQGTGGSLFGVEGQQAFMTLPGNETPIPVHMDFSHASKKADEKRQRNAVASTRHRRKKKIMQEENSKQLQELRDERRMMEIRIEELTQQRDFYRDDRNRLRDIVGQTPSISGLAAGPPSPTFSASNSYAETGSMASGHMGYGGEGMSNERPNQRRRTDDHPEYSLPPYSPASVTSGHPSASPSQLPPMPMPGYGAPSRPSSAASSATSERLPPLRTMEGRPIGPPPGSGVQEQDMRTGQWVPVQPRQQETGWATRDTHRRP
- a CDS encoding hypothetical protein (TransMembrane:1 (i435-454o)~BUSCO:20019at5125), which gives rise to MASSFPRSSIQLDYPLYAIDFDPEDANRVVVGGGGGAGRSGVGNKITVLETVSQQELRSAGEITLSRDEDSVMSLAVGPHKGKSTYLYAGVNSSPESIAKGKNEHLRALSVDPSKLRTSVGTKTPDTNITEVSRTALFQDPEADTYQRLLRIAGSIGVAATAMSKEPQLAIFDVAGAAVKLLSVLKIEKEAEDLDIVQTGENEFQIAYCYKYELWLVNVSGKEISEPRKVYIMKDDHGERPAFRAIRYLSPSFLVAATNLPKRSGVVIQAFRLPKLAHAEARLCLNARIPRKISATAFAVANLSPPSSPFDSLGDTQFVIAVAGHDCSITLYTLEHTVGGSIELLAKLWHLHTLKEVHGNANITAMAFSHFVTPKNNLRQQYIKLASTSLQKTVVVNSIALKKHVDKAPRNKKGPPRAARYVTAMKSRGVSSRGLHITMAIFALLMALVAQGILELAGQNRPILGVQRIFPAAWHGTLRAPDHPPAAFLADEFLAKLGGRDIVKTVTGETLVVYEGNVPPATASGDGQVPELKLDVHEPSVHGPGKTWEELGEEQKEAWKARLKEAGAWTQTMGEAVFKGILFGEIAGAVGRAVAG